The genomic interval CGCTTCCGTAACCCAAATGCCACTCAAAGTTGTAGCTGCGGCAACTCCTTTGATATCGATCGCTGAGCCTTTCTGCCGCCACTGGATGTACTTGACTGTTAGGCAATGAACCTGACCGGGGATACGAAGACGCGAGAAGGTGGGATTTCAACCATTTTTAGATTTCTCCAGCCCCACCTCTCCCTCTTTTCGCGTCCCCTTGTTTTTTCTGTCTCCCCATCGCTTGCCCCGATCTCCTGGCTTCTAAAAAAGATTATGTTGACAATGCGCAACCCATATCGATAAGATTAGAGTTTGGAAAAATTAGACAAATTATTAACTGCACTCATTTCGTAACATGCCCACGATTCAGCAACTCATTCGTAGTGAGCGCCAGAATGCGCAAAAGAAAACTAAATCTCCAGCTCTGAAGAGTTGCCCTCAACGGCGTGGGGTGTGTACACGGGTTTATACCACAACTCCCAAGAAGCCTAATTCGGCACTTCGTAAAGTTGCACGGGTTCGCCTCACGTCTGGTTACGAGGTCACAGCCTATATTCCTGGAATCGGTCATAACTTGCAGGAACACTCTGTTGTCATGATCAGAGGCGGTCGGGTGAAAGATTTACCAGGCGTTCGCTATCATATTATCCGTGGAACCTTGGATACTGCTGGAGTTAAGGATCGCAAGCAAGGGCGCTCTAAATATGGTGCCAAGCTACCGAAAAAGAGCTAGGACGGCTGTCCTGATTGGGTAGCTTGAGGTCAAGTTTTTGTTATTCTAGCTTTGGATAGCGTATAGCCATCTTGGCTTATCGCTCTTTGGTGACTTCGATTCCAACGAATCGTTTCGATTTACTGAGTTGGCGGTCAATTCTACCGAACTTCTCAAACCTTTTGACTGTTTTTGTGAGCTTCTTTCTTCCTCAATAGGTTTACTATGTCCCGTCGCACTAAAATTCAAAAGCGTCCTGTTCCCCCGGATCCCGTCCATAACTCTCGGCTTGTTAGCATGATGGTTCGGCGGATCATGAAAAGCGGCAAGAAATCGATCGCTTCCCACATCATTTATGATGCCTTTGAAACGATCGCACAGCGCACAGGAGCAGACCCAATTGAGGTGTTTGAACGTGCAGTCAAAAACGCGACTCCCCTGGTTGAGGTAAAAGCCCGTCGGGTGGGTGGAGCAACTTATCAGGTACCGATGGAAGTTCGCCCCGATCGGGGTACAGCCCTGGCTTTACGCTGGTTGATTCAGTATTCCCGTCAGCGTCCAGGGAAAAGCATGGCTAGCAAGCTAGCCAATGAATTGCTGGACGCATCCAATGAAACGGGCAGCGCCATTCGTAAGCGAGAGGAAACCCATCGCATGGCCGAAGCAAATAAGGCATTTGCCCATTATCGGTACTAGTACGGTTTTCCCTAATACGGAGTCGTAGGGAATTCCGCCGATTCTTCACAAAAAAGTATAAAATCTTAACAGAGCAGAGGCTTTCATTCATATCTGCGCAGAGACTAAAGGAGGTAGCTGTGCCACGTACCATCCCGCTTGAACGAGTTAGAAATATTGGGATTGCTGCCCACATTGATGCAGGTAAAACGACAACAACAGAGCGGATTCTGTTCTACTCTGGTGTGGTTCACAAAATGGGTGAGGTACACGAAGGAACTGCTGTTACTGACTGGATGGAACAGGAGCGGGAACGTGGTATCACCATTACGGCTGCTGCCATCAGTACCTCATGGACCCATCGCGATCCTGAGAACCCCAACCAGCCAAAAGCAGGAGAGCCTGAGTATCGAATCAACATCATTGATACCCCTGGTCACGTAGACTTCACGATTGAAGTTGAGCGTTCCATGCGGGTACTGGATGGGGTCATCACCGTACTCTGCTCAGTGGGTGGTGTTCAACCTCAAACCGAAACGGTTTGGAGACAGGCAGACCGCTACAAGGTTCCTCGAATCATCTTTGTCAATAAGATGGATCGAACAGGAGCGAATTTCTT from Kovacikia minuta CCNUW1 carries:
- the rpsL gene encoding 30S ribosomal protein S12; the protein is MPTIQQLIRSERQNAQKKTKSPALKSCPQRRGVCTRVYTTTPKKPNSALRKVARVRLTSGYEVTAYIPGIGHNLQEHSVVMIRGGRVKDLPGVRYHIIRGTLDTAGVKDRKQGRSKYGAKLPKKS
- the rpsG gene encoding 30S ribosomal protein S7 — protein: MSRRTKIQKRPVPPDPVHNSRLVSMMVRRIMKSGKKSIASHIIYDAFETIAQRTGADPIEVFERAVKNATPLVEVKARRVGGATYQVPMEVRPDRGTALALRWLIQYSRQRPGKSMASKLANELLDASNETGSAIRKREETHRMAEANKAFAHYRY